The genomic stretch CTTTAACCGGCTGAATTTTGGTGGCTTTTATGCTGTTATTCTGGAAAGGGGTGATGAAATAATATCTGCTGCATCCATCAGGTTCTAATCTATGGTCATTTGCTTGCTATTCCTAGTGCAATCTCTAACTTTTGAATGGAGTTTTCTAGGTTCTTTTAAAAAGTGAGTGACTGCAATTCCTGGAATCAGATTTTCTTGTTTGGAAAATAACGATCACGTGTATGCAGGAGTCATTCTCTTCTTAAGACTGTTGTCTCTTCTTAAGACTAGtgtcttttattaatttcttgttataGATAACTCTGCGAGTCTATTGTACCTGTATGTTTTACTAAGTTAGGTTTTTGTAGCAAAAACCTGTATGTTTTACTAGGTTAGGTTTTGGTATGGAGGACATCGTGTTCAGTTTGAACACAACTTTGctgtgtgtgtgtttgagtGTAGATTTGCTTCAGTTGAATTCTGATAATGACGCCGTCCTTGGTTGGTTAGGTTCCACGGAACTTGGTTGGCAGAAATGCCATTTATTGGAACTCGCCATATGTACAGGCGTCAAGGGATGTGCCGTCGGCTTTTCTATGCTATTGAATCAGTAAGGAATAAGAACTATTTTGCTAGTATTTACATGTTTAAACTATTGAAACTACAAGTTCTTATTTGTATTGcctttagtttgttttttctctGCTATCTGTTGATAAtccatttaattttatcttttcttctcaGACACTATGCTCTCTGAAGGTTGAGAAACTGATTATCCCTGCAATTTCTGAACTCATGCATACATGGACAGAGGTTTTTGGTTTCACTACTCTTGATGAATTACTCAAGCAAGAATTGAAGTCTATGAATACGTTGGTGTTCCCTGGTATAGATATGTTACAGAAGGAGCTCAGGCAAGAAAATATTGATGGAAAGAGGAGTACCAGCATAGGTTTTGGTCAGATGCTTTGTTCAATTTTCCCTTTTTAACttcatattatatttatgtcCTGTTTTATTGATCTACATTTCTTTCAACAGGTGCAAACCAGATGGAGTTCAAAGAAGACAGTGAATGTATTAAAACTGTAGTAAATAAATATGATGCAGATTCTCCAGCTGGGCATGATGCTCATGATTGTGATGATAGTGGTTTGGAATGTTTGATTGGGAAAAATGAAGTGGCTAGTGCTAGTTCTGATTCTCAATGCCCTGATGTTTCCTCGAACAATGTCTCTACTATGAATAGTTCTTTGGATGTGTCTCGTGGACTTCTAAGTGCGGTGCCAGTCAAGGAGGAAACCATACAGACAAATTCTAAATCAGAGGACAAGTTGGTTCAATCTGCTGTGGATAAGAAAAGTGAATGTGTCTCCTATACAACTCATGATGTACCTGAAATGGTTAAATCCAAATCAGATTCTCCTGTTGAAGATACCTCTCTGACTTGTTTCACGGGAGATGTGGCCGCCATGGATACAGATACCCAACTTCCAGGTGCTTCCCTAGGTGATGCCTCGATGATGAGTGGTTCTTTAGATGCTTCTTGTGAACTTAAAGATGTTGCACCTTTTGATGGGACTTCATCTGCTGATTCTGAATCAGAGGGCAAGATACTGGGGTCTGCTTCTATAACAAACTTGAACGTGAGTGGTGACAGTCAAGAGGAAAATAAATCTGAAATGGCTTCTCCTGCCAAAGACAGTGATCAATCTTGTAAAGTGGATGGAATCAATCTATTTCATTCATTGAATCTGAATGAGTCTGTGTCCGGGGAACTTAAAGTTTCAAAATCAGTAGAAGAGAGTGGATGCGCTGATTCTCAATCAGAGGACAAGTTTGTGGAAATAACACTGAAGATGGAAGCTATGCCCCTATCAGATTCCTCTGTTGAAAACATTAACGTGGCTTGTAATGATGGTGATTTGGGTGATATTCCTACAGGAAGTGTCGATATGGTATCTCTTGAAGCTGTCCCTTCCATAGAGAAGACAACTGGAGCAAACTTTGTCGAGAAGGTTAATGAAATTTCCGGTGTGTCTGTTTCTGGATTCAGTGGTGCCAAGGAAAATAACATGCAAATCGAGTCCAACCCAAACAGTGAAATTGGCCATGAGAGGGGAATCAAATTAGACGTGGTTCCAGAGGCTGTTTCTGATGCAATGTATTGTGGAGGAGCTGCATCGCATGTGCCGGAGGAGAGTTCTGTGATTGATGCAAGTGAAGGGAAAATCGAATCTGGCTCTATCTGACACTTCCACTTCCACAGAATTCCTGCAGTGTTTCTGTGCTCAACTTTCATGCGTAACTTGGAATGCTCCAACTGGTTCGTGATTGTTACTGCACTGTTTTGGCATAAAGAAGAACCATCAATCGTCTGAGATGCAGTCAGCGCTGATACCATTTCTGAGGATGATTTTCAAGATTCAGTTTGTACTATGGCAAGCACCAAGATAAATTTTGATACCAAAGAGTTGCAATTCGATCTCTTGATGGGATTATCAGGTGCCATATCTGCTCGACGCTGGAGGAGAATCTACTGTCGTGAAATGCAGGCAATGGTGTGGAGGCTGGTGGCAGATATGTGGAGATGTTCAAGTGTTGATGATCAACGTATTCGTGCAATGCAGTGTGCATATATCTGAATCTGCCGAGATCCAAATTGCGAGTTTCTTACGAAGTCTtgtattatttcattttcatatgGCAACATCTTGACACATGACGTAAGCGGTAGGAGAAAGATTTTGAACTCTATTTTTCCATGTAATTATaacttatcctttttttttttcttctcattcctTCTTTTCCCATGATGCCTGCACTTGATTCATAAATTTTATGTCATTTGCGAGTTGCCCGTCTCCattgagtttgaaaaatatcatattattcaCTTCTCATTAGATGGGTCTTTACAGAAACTAAGCTCCCGAGGTTCGTACTCAGCCTTCTGATTGATAGTAGTGCTCTGTCTGGAGCAGGTGAGGTTATTTTTGGGCGGAAAATGTCTAAAAATACCctagttttatttataatctATCAATTTAAGCAGGAAAAATAGCAAGAGAGAAAAAGGCTGCCGTTATAAAACGACGCCGTTACAAGTTCCGGTGCCTTCATGTGGGCGACTCGTTAATGAAGTTGAGAAAAGGGCTTGAAACGAGTGGAATGGACGTGGTGGCGGTTCCTCGTCATCTCCAAAGCCGCACCGCTACTCCTTCACTAACAAAACCAAGAAGATCCACAATAATCTTTCAAAGAAATCTGGTGGTTCCCACGCGCATTCACTACCCATGCCCCCACACCTTTTCTTCGACTCCTTTACTAATGGATTCTCATGCTGCTGCTACTACTACAACCTCAAAACCACTTCAGGCCTACCGTTCCTCTCTTACCAACTCTTCTTCAATCGAATCCCGTACAAATCTCTTTATTATTAACACTATTTTCATCAGTTTCTTTCCACAATATTTTGccaaatttggttttttatttttttttgggtggtgTTCAGCAGCAAGTGCTCGGATTGGGGAGGTGAAGAGAGTCACTAATGAAACGAATGTTTCAGTCAAGTTTAACTTGGATGGGACTGGAATTGCTGATTCTACTACTGGCATTCCCTTTCTTGATCACATTTTAGATGTtagttatctttcttttttgccttttttcatttggaaatttggattttactatttatagttttttttcttataattatttagcTGGTTTGTGTTCTTAGCAACTTTCTTCGCACGGGCTTTTTGATGTGCATGTGAGGGCAACTGGCGATATTCACATTGATGATCATCACACTAACGAAGATGTTGCTCTTGCTATTGGAACTGCATGTCACTATCCattatcttttctcttttttttaacccccccccccccggttTTGCAtgttatatattgattatttttgttattcctacttaatttctattttatttgaaactTACAATTGTAAAATTAAGCATGAATCatcagctcttttttttttttttttttttttttatctgcgaGTTTATATTTCTGGGAAATGAATGAGAGGCAATATGTAAAATTTGCCTCTGCAGGCTTTCCGCTTGGGGATAGGAAAGGAATTAATCGGTTTGGCGACTTCTCAGCTCCTCTTGATGAGGCATTAATACATGTTTCCTTGGTAAGTTATGCGCTTAGTTATCATATAAATATCTCCATGCAGCTATTAATGAAAAAACTCCTCCTTTTCCACCTCTCTAAAAAGCTTACACCTCTACCTGTACCGCTACCCTCTAAGCCAGACAAACACCTAGTCCATGAGCATGTGATCTTCGTTCATGCATATGCAATAAGCATGATGAAGATTGCACATTTGAATCCCTTGCGACTTTGTTTAAGATTGCTTGttttggaaaatgaagaagaatggCATCGTTATGATGCTTTAAGTGTGAGATGGACTGGCATGTTATGAGGTCACTAAGGGTGGGGTTGGGTGGAAGTTTGGAAGAGAGATGCTAAACATAATTTGTGTCACCATGCTTGTTGAGTGCCTTAGAGCATGACCATGTAGACTCATATACTTATGTGCAAAATGCATGGGTATTGCTAGATGCCACCACTGATTTAGTTGTATGATGAAATTTTTCTGTATGCATGTGATATGGGGTTGCAGGGTTGGGAGTGAAATAGCCATCACAAGTGTGGGTGATGTGACATTGTGATTGTCATTGTGCACGCTGAACACCCATGCTTGTGGTTAAGTGGTCTTGATTTGTGTGTGCAACTTGCTCAATACAAATTGTACAGTTGCATCACCTGCCACTTTGCTTGGCATTGCTCATTTGAAGTTGGAGAAGAGCAATATCAGAGATTCAGTTCCATGATCataatgcttttttatttatgaaatggaCTTAGAGGTTGCAGAGTATCATGGAAGTCGAGACTAAAATCATAGTGCGTGTAAATCATTAGCTGTATTTACTTAAGAAGAAGGATTAGCTTCCCATcatattatgctttttttttttttttttttaaagttacgCATATTTGtattgaattgagttttatttccTTTCAGGATTTGTCTGGCGGCCATATTTGGGTTATGATTTGCAAATTCCTACTCAGAGAGTTGGAACATATGATACTCAGGTGCTCCACTTTACTTTCTTCACCTGCAACAatgatttcttgttcttttgccTGTTGCCAACTCTTGGATCTTAGTCAAAGCATCAAGAAGACAATTTGATGCGGATAAAGTTCACACCTCGGAATTTCTAACCTggtctattattttgattgttgaaCACCTTTCTCCTTGTTTTCTTCTGTCAAAATTTTCCATTTTCTAAGATTAACTGGTTAATGATattcatgattaattttaaatgtcTGTTTTTAGCTGGCGGAACACTTTTTCCAGTCATTGGTGAATACTTCTGGTATGACACTACACATTCGGCAGGTAACACTATATTGTAAtgcttaaaattttcaatttagcctGAAGCATTCCAGCACTATTGATTGTCCATGCAAACAGTCTTCACTATCTTTGTAAATAGATTATTAATATTCTCTCATTATAGCCtttgggggaaaaaaaaaaactccagcgCTCCTGTTGCACTGTTAACTTGGTACACCTCCACCCTAAACCCTGTCACTTCTCCATAATTTTCAACTAATTTGATGTAAGTTTAACATTCGCATGATATGAGTCTTTTGATACTTCACTTGTGCTCTctctaatatattttgtttctcatcttttctagatttta from Populus alba chromosome 8, ASM523922v2, whole genome shotgun sequence encodes the following:
- the LOC118056015 gene encoding uncharacterized protein isoform X2, whose amino-acid sequence is MKLRKGLETSGMDVVAVPRHLQSRTATPSLTKPRRSTIIFQRNLVVPTRIHYPCPHTFSSTPLLMDSHAAATTTTSKPLQAYRSSLTNSSSIESPSARIGEVKRVTNETNVSVKFNLDGTGIADSTTGIPFLDHILDQLSSHGLFDVHVRATGDIHIDDHHTNEGFPLGDRKGINRFGDFSAPLDEALIHVSLDLSGGHIWVMICKFLLRELEHMILSLLEEILIILLRQPSKLLPGLFDKQQNMTHVASGLCQAQRGGSLSIRKPIFMAYCRVI
- the LOC118056015 gene encoding uncharacterized protein isoform X1, which gives rise to MKLRKGLETSGMDVVAVPRHLQSRTATPSLTKPRRSTIIFQRNLVVPTRIHYPCPHTFSSTPLLMDSHAAATTTTSKPLQAYRSSLTNSSSIESPASARIGEVKRVTNETNVSVKFNLDGTGIADSTTGIPFLDHILDQLSSHGLFDVHVRATGDIHIDDHHTNEGFPLGDRKGINRFGDFSAPLDEALIHVSLDLSGGHIWVMICKFLLRELEHMILSLLEEILIILLRQPSKLLPGLFDKQQNMTHVASGLCQAQRGGSLSIRKPIFMAYCRVI
- the LOC118056015 gene encoding uncharacterized protein isoform X3; translated protein: MKLRKGLETSGMDVVAVPRHLQSRTATPSLTKPRRSTIIFQRNLVVPTRIHYPCPHTFSSTPLLMDSHAAATTTTSKPLQAYRSSLTNSSSIESPASARIGEVKRVTNETNVSVKFNLDGTGIADSTTGIPFLDHILDQLSSHGLFDVHVRATGDIHIDDHHTNEGFPLGDRKGINRFGDFSAPLDEALIHVSLDLSGGHIWVMICKFLLRELEHMILSWRNTFSSHW